From the Conger conger chromosome 14, fConCon1.1, whole genome shotgun sequence genome, one window contains:
- the LOC133109422 gene encoding serine/threonine-protein kinase pim-3-like, whose translation LNKRKRGQDTVQAYGDKTPRSKKSPQKESVNRVYKKGKLLGRGGFGSVYAGTRISDGLPVALKYVLKDEEEMHPRKKLSKPKEVGLFEMVNKLSGHPNILKLYNWFDRPASYVMAMERPNPCKDLFTYRQDQGIQTDTKEIKLIDFGCGDPLKNTAYTDFSGTPEYLPIEWFQKEKFLAGPGTVWSVGVTLYNLVCGGDPFTSYTSKGMRHVEISAGLSPEIKDFICCCLRPQARDRPTLEQLQLHPWILKHF comes from the exons CTCAACAAGAGAAAGCGCGGTCAAGATACTGTCCAGGCCTACGGAGACAAAACCCCCAGATCTAAGAAGAGCCCACAGAAAG AATCCGTCAACAGGGtctataaaaaaggaaaattgctGGGGCGTGGAGGCTTTGGCTCGGTCTATGCAGGGACCCGCATATCCGATGGACTTCCC GTGGCCCTTAAATATGTTCTGAAAGATGAAGAGGAAATGCAC CCTAGGAAGAAATTGTCCAAGCCCAAGGAAGTCGGACTATTTGAAATGGTTAACAAACTATCAGGTCATCCCAACATCTTGAAACTGTACAACTGGTTCGATAGACCTGCGTCTTATGTAATGGCAATGGAGCGCCCCAACCCCTGCAAGGATCTGTTCACATACCGCCAGGATCAGGGGATCCAGACGGACACCAAGGAAATCAAACTGATCGACTTCGGGTGTGGAGACCCGCTGAAGAACACCGCCTACACTGACTTCTCTG GGACCCCCGAATACTTGCCAATTGAGTGGTTCCAGAAAGAGAAGTTCCTTGCAGGCCCTGGGACTGTGTGGTCAGTGGGCGTAACCCTGTATAACCTCGTTTGCGGCGGCGATCCCTTCACTTCTTACACCAGCAAGGGAATGCGACATGTGGAGATCAGTGCCGGGCTGTCACCAG AAATCAAGGACTTCATTTGCTGTTGCCTGAGGCCCCAGGCAAGAGACCGACCCACCCTGGAGCAGCTGCAACTCCACCCCTGGATCCTGAAACACTTCTAA
- the LOC133109423 gene encoding calcitonin gene-related peptide type 1 receptor-like has translation MLEHAKVLRDTNRSPLAGPLCNRTWDGWLCWEDSSPGTVVQLCPEYFRDFDPSEKVTKVCGRDGQWFRHPESNRIWSNYTQCSGHIKDKLQAAYNVYYLAIVGQGLSVVSLLISLWIFFYFKSLSCQRISLHKNMFLSFILNSICSVITLSVVTNNQPLIASNPMSCKVLSFLSSYALGSNYFWMLCEGIYLHTLIIVAVFAEEQQMHWYFILGWVFPLVPATIYTMARCFFYNDSCWISAQTHLLYIVHGPIYTALLRGELRKQSQSRSQLLPLQRN, from the exons ATGTTGGAACACGCCAAAGTTTTACGTGACACAAATAGGTCCCCTTTGGCAGGTCCACTCTGTAACCGCACTTGGGACGGCTGGCTGTGCTGGGAGGACTCCTCTCCCGGGACGGTGGTGCAGCTCTGCCCGGAGTACTTCCGCGACTTTGACCCTTCTG AAAAGGTGACCAAAGTGTGTGGCAGGGATGGGCAGTGGTTCCGCCACCCTGAGAGCAACCGCATTTGGTCCAACTACACCCAGTGCTCCGGCCACATCAAGGACAAGCTCCAG GCAGCATACAACGTGTACTACCTGGCCATTGTAGGCCAAGGCTTGTCTGTGGTCTCCTTGCTCATCTCTCTCTGGATCTTCTTCTACTTCAA GAGCCTCAGCTGCCAGAGAATCTCTCTCCACAAGAACATGTTCCTCTCCTTCATCCTCAACTCCATCTGCTCAGTCATCACCCTCTCTGTAGTGACCAACAACCAGCCGCTGATAGCCAGCAACCCG ATGAGCTGCAAAGTGCTCTCTTTCCTGAGCTCTTACGCATTGGGCTCCAACTATTTCTGGATGCTGTGTGAGGGAATCTACCTGCACACCCTCATCATCGTCGCCGTGTTTGCAGAAGAACAGCAGATGCACTGGTACTTCATTTTGGGATGGG TCTTCCCGCTTGTCCCTGCCACAATATACACTATGGCCCGCTGCTTCTTCTATAATGACAG TTGCTGGATCAGCGCACAGACTCACCTGCTGTATATTGTCCATGGCCCCATCTACACCGCCCTGCTG AGAGGAGAGTTGAGGAAACAAAGCCAGAGCAGGAGCCAACTTCTCCCACTGCAGAGGAAC